In Gopherus flavomarginatus isolate rGopFla2 chromosome 1, rGopFla2.mat.asm, whole genome shotgun sequence, a single genomic region encodes these proteins:
- the LOC127042861 gene encoding uncharacterized protein LOC127042861, with translation MQSPENRKRAPAWSTQELLDLIAVWGEESVLSELRLSRRNEKTFEKISNAMRERGDTRDSLQCRVKVKELRQAYQKTKAAKGRSGSAPKTCRFYDELNAILGNSATTNPPLSVDSEVGVVIPATTEDLFDGDDQYDEDQEEEAPAESTEHFIPPNSQNLFLTLTEVPCQPSQGSTPENEAEEPSSAAHFSSLPLPSPLRGGGGIIRRLRKRRTREDMFTEIMAVTRTERAQQGDWKQLVAKYREAASQREDRRDAKNDVRWQEDQRWRAATVDLLRDQTDILRDMLQELRGFRMPLQPVYNLPQYSPCPTPSRTRRVRTRGGRLSAPAPSTAADTPTRRLSLN, from the exons atgcagtctcctgaaaataggaaaagagctccagcatggagcacacaggagttactcgatctgatagctgtatggggagaagagtcagtgctttcagaactgcgcttgagcagacgaaatgagaaaacctttgaaaaaatttctaatgccatgcgggagaggggagataccagggactcgttacagtgccgagtgaaagtgaaagagctcagacaggcgtatcagaagaccaaagcagcaaagggcaggtcaggctctgcccccaaaacatgccggttctacgacgagcttaacgcaatattggggaacagcgcaacgacgaacccccccttgtctgtggattcagaggtgggcgtcGTGATTCCTGccactacggaagatttatttgacggcgatgatcagtatgatgaggaccaagaggaggaggctccagcagagagcacagagcattttatccccccaaacagccagaatcttttcctcacccttactgaggttccctgccagccatctcaaggcagtactccagaaaatgaagctgaggaaccgtcctctg ctgcacatttctccagcctccctctcccttctcctctacgtgggggggggggtatcataagaagactgaggaaaaggaggacgcgtgaggacatgttcaccgaaattatggcagtaacccgtacagagagagctcagcagggggactggaaacaattggtcgcaaagtacagggaggctgccagtcaacgcgaagacaggagggacgccaaaaatgatgtcaggtggcaggaagatcagcgctggcgagcagcaactgtggatcttcttcgtgatcagactgacatcctccgcgatatgctgcaagagctccgtggtttcagaatgcccctacagcccgtgtataacctccctcagtactcaccctgtcccacaccttccagaaccaggcgtgtaagaacgcgtgggggaaggctctctgcaccagccccctccaccgctgcggacactccaaccagaaggctttcattaaattga